A portion of the Deltaproteobacteria bacterium genome contains these proteins:
- a CDS encoding peptidoglycan DD-metalloendopeptidase family protein, which produces MSSTVFSENDFLSLGLLASAEDKKFLGSTSLLGSDFILNEWHQLVPWVSPVVPRGAFEVFDFTSGYAAERKLKFDFGLGRYDEDRVGMYNADFFNGKDPVARRTIHMGLDLGAPAGTPVFSPVAAKLWGVNFLEREGDYGGTIILECQPPDQLRCPTLYMLFGHLAKDSLRHIQTFAEIQCGDLVGWLGEPSENGGWNPHLHWQLSWSRPLKIDLPGAVSALYRDKAKSVFPDPTASLSRAIGGWRGL; this is translated from the coding sequence ATGTCGTCGACAGTATTTTCTGAAAATGATTTTCTAAGTTTAGGGCTCCTGGCATCTGCAGAGGACAAAAAGTTCCTTGGGAGCACCTCCTTGCTCGGCTCCGATTTCATCCTCAATGAATGGCATCAGTTGGTGCCCTGGGTTTCACCTGTGGTTCCTCGGGGTGCTTTCGAAGTTTTTGATTTCACTTCGGGCTATGCTGCGGAAAGAAAGCTAAAGTTTGATTTTGGCTTGGGCCGTTATGACGAAGACCGCGTTGGAATGTACAATGCAGATTTTTTTAATGGCAAAGATCCCGTCGCAAGGCGAACCATTCACATGGGACTTGATCTGGGTGCCCCAGCGGGGACACCGGTGTTTTCACCAGTCGCTGCTAAGCTTTGGGGTGTGAACTTTTTAGAACGAGAAGGTGACTATGGTGGGACGATCATTTTAGAGTGTCAGCCGCCCGATCAGCTTCGTTGTCCGACGCTCTACATGCTGTTTGGGCACTTGGCGAAAGACAGTCTTCGTCACATTCAGACATTCGCAGAAATTCAGTGCGGTGATTTAGTCGGGTGGCTAGGGGAACCAAGTGAAAATGGAGGATGGAATCCCCATTTACATTGGCAGCTAAGTTGGTCTCGCCCATTGAAAATCGATTTGCCAGGTGCGGTATCTGCGCTTTATCGCGACAAGGCAAAGAGCGTGTTTCCAGATCCGACCGCGTCTTTAAGTAGAGCGATTGGTGGCTGGCGAGGTCTGTAA
- a CDS encoding response regulator transcription factor — translation METTALKIPHKRILVIDDDPGILDFIEELLSFRFQILKAGDASTGLQLADTGKPDLIILDLGLEKQSGHDLCRVLRARPETKHIPILIYTGADDIENVTQAFDFGADDYVIKGARPRELVARVVAKIRRLEEQVDEPDIMVCGNLTLNAARLEATVEHKTVPLSVLEFNLLRFFVLNKDRVVSRQQILEGVWKDAVVSNRTIDTHMVYLRKKLAGFSHILATVYGAGYILREARH, via the coding sequence ATGGAAACAACTGCTTTGAAAATTCCGCACAAACGAATTCTTGTGATTGATGACGATCCAGGGATCCTAGATTTCATCGAAGAGCTTTTGTCGTTCCGTTTTCAGATACTAAAAGCAGGTGACGCTTCAACCGGGCTACAACTTGCCGATACCGGCAAACCCGATTTGATTATTCTTGATCTTGGTTTAGAAAAACAAAGTGGACATGATCTCTGCCGAGTTCTTCGCGCAAGACCGGAAACAAAACATATCCCAATTCTGATCTACACCGGGGCAGACGACATCGAAAATGTGACTCAAGCTTTTGATTTCGGAGCTGATGACTACGTCATTAAAGGCGCACGCCCCCGCGAACTTGTCGCGCGAGTTGTCGCAAAAATTCGTCGCTTAGAAGAACAAGTCGACGAGCCGGACATTATGGTTTGCGGAAATTTGACTTTAAACGCGGCCCGCCTGGAAGCAACAGTCGAACACAAAACTGTTCCGCTTTCGGTGTTAGAATTTAATCTGCTAAGATTTTTTGTCCTCAACAAAGACCGAGTCGTTTCTCGCCAACAGATCTTGGAAGGCGTTTGGAAAGATGCAGTTGTTTCAAACCGGACGATTGACACCCACATGGTCTACCTTCGAAAAAAACTGGCGGGTTTCAGCCATATCCTCGCGACAGTTTACGGCGCGGGTTATATTCTTCGCGAGGCGCGCCACTAG